The genomic region TCAAAAAACATGAACTGCATGATAATGTAATATTTAGATGTGCTTTTACAAGTTGATGCAATTATACAAAAATTAAGTAGAGTTGATCTACAAGTAGCTTAAAATAGAGCAAGAACTAGCCTCAGGGATGGAATGCAATCATGGGTTTTATAGCTAGTAAACAATtgaactatttttttggttttttcccaTCCCACAGGTATAATTCAGTAATTATGGTTAACAAAGAAGTGAGACCAGTCAAACACACACAGTGTAATTATGTAAAGATGTTGCCATATGCAGAGTGTAAATGTAGATTTAATGGTAAAGGCCAAACTAAGACCTAAGAAAAATACTATATCAGTCAGGACCACACATTAAAATAGGTTTAAGATAGCCAAAGTGTACAGTACAGTCATACATACTTTTCCTACACATTTTTTTTCTCGGACACGCAGGAGAGCTGCATATCTTTTCCAACACTGATTAATTGCTCATTTGTAAGTATGATAAGTGGAGTTAATTTAAATCCCTAATCGTTAAAACTGACGGGGTAAAATTTCAACTGCTAACCATAGAGCACGAGAACATTTTTTAGGTGATAATACACAAATTTCTTGAAACATAGTTTCTTTGTAAATGTAACAGATTGAGTGTTTCTTTCTGTAGGCACCAGCATGTATTTAGCATGTACTGTTGCaagagtaatactccctccgttcacttatGTAAGACGTTTTAGACATTTAAGACAACACCTAAAACAGTTCAATTTCGGCTATCTAAAACATCTTACagaagtgaacagagggagtatgacatTTGATCAAAGACCAGGGACAGCGCAAATCCCTCCCAGCCTTATCTAGCTAAGTCCAACCAGACAGAACCACATAAACGAAAGCCTAGCTCAACCCAGCTCAAACTCGGCACAGTACCATGATGTGGCACAATATGTGGAGACACTTCTGAATCTAGAAATCTTTCCACAGCCTTATGACCAAATACATCATTGTTGTCATTCCTAAAGCATTAGTATGAGTATTCCCCTTGAGCCATTAACGTATAAACTTTGGACTATCAGGCCAATCAGCAAAATCACTTGAAAGGGCAAAAAGCTTGCAAAAGCACCAACTAACCCAAGTGGATCGAAGAAGTCACAGACTATGCTTGTCTTGATCCTCTTTGCTTTGCTATAAAGCTCAGATTTGGAAATTTAACCCTGAACTTCTAAAAACATGCTTCCGTTTTTCAGAATAGAAGTAAATTTCTTTGGCAGGATCAAGACAATTCAACCTCATCTGTCTTGGTCCCTAGCTCCTCGCAATGCGCCTAGCCACCCAGAATTCAAATCCACCAATCAATCAGCTTTATAACAGCATGGTTGCCTCAAGAATATTAACTGACTAGAATCCCCCCTAATAACAGTTGCTGCAAATTAGTTCAGAACGTCTACTCGAACAGCTACACCAAGATTAGACAGTAGAAAAACAGGATCACCCCAACTTCTATTTTTTTCCCCGATTCTAAAACGACTACCATGCTTAAACCTAGGCGGCGAACCCTAGTCCAATTAACAGGCGTGCTAAAATTAGCATCCACATCTAAGTCCTAATAAGTAGAACAAGAACAGAAGCAGGGAGGCAAGCAAGGGAGGGGGCGGTTTGGTAGCGATACTTGGATGCGGCGGAGGCGGTGTCCTCCTCGAGCCACTGTCGGATTTGGCGGGCGTTGCGGCGGAAGACGGCGCCGGACTTGCGGACGTCGGTAGTGAAGAGAAGCAGCGCCCcgcccaccaccgccgccgtcACGATGAAGTTGGTGAGCGCCATCTCCGTCTCTCGCTTTCGCCGGTCCGGTGtgtcgtggcggcggccggactgGAATCCCCCTTTGCCTGCACTTCGTGCCTTCCTGCTTCCTGGATCGTGGGGGAGGCCGAATAATTCAGATTCTGGAATTGTTCGCAAGATCCAGCTGAGCTAGGCCCACCTATAGCAACTAAAGGCCTTATGATGGGCCATTATCCGCAATGTGCAGCTCCTTAAACGAGACAGTAAACACCAgcctgttttctgttttgtttatttcatgtttttttcttttttttacttttgttactactttaatatatatatatatatatatatatatatatactaaaaaacactcttcaaaaagtatttgaaaaatgttgaacaagtatttgaaaaaatattgaacatgtatataaaaatgttgaacaagcatttgaaaaatgttgatcaagtatttaaaaaatgttaaacaagtttttgaaaaaatgttgatcatgtatataaaatgttgaacaagtatttgaaaaaacatgttggataagtatttgaatttttttatcatgtatataaataTGTTGAAcacatttttgaaaaaaatgttaatcatgtatataaaaatgttgaacaagtatttaaaaaaatgttggacaagtatttgaaaaaatgatgatcatgtatataaaaatgttgaacaagtatttgaaaaatgttgatagAGTATtcgaaaaatattgaacaagtatttaaaaaaatattgatcatgtataaaAGAGTGGTGAACAAGTATTTTaagaatgttgaacaagtatttgaaaaaaatgttaattatgtatataagaatatagaatgaaaaacaaaacgaaacaaagaataaaatgaaaaataaaaagaaacctGAAGAAAAAAATAAGAACAAAGGAAAGAATGTAGAATGAAAAAAAGGAAACCAAAAGAAAAAATGAATTACAGTAACAAAAAAGAGAAAGCCAGAGAAACATAAGAACACCAAACAAAGAATGGAAGgaacaaaaaaaggaaagaaaggagAAATAAAAAAACACCTCTGGTCTATTACCTTAGCTAGAATGCGACTCCTATGTAAACACGAAGTCAAAAGTCGTGCAAGGCACTACGCAATATCGAAACGACCTAGGTTCGAATCCCCTTGCGCGCTCATATTCTGCTACTTTTTTGTTTCTCTATGGCGCTAGTGGGCCAGGTCGGAAATAGTCCTCAAGAACTTGGGGACGGTCCTATTTCAGGGAGCTCTATATGTGAGCAATGAAGTGGAGCGAGTTTTCCTAAAAGAAAAACTACATGTGATGCTACCTTATGGTTGCTTGTGATAGATGACaatatgaacaaaatttaaaatctCACTATAGTGGGATATTCACTGAAACATCATGTTTACTGTAGCATACAGATATTCTATTGTTTGAACACATTTTAgaaaacatgaaaaaaatgcaaatctGAAAAATGAAAAACTGAAATAGTTTTTGAATTacctgaacaaaatttaaaaaactgaaaagtttttaaaaaaacaagaacaaaattCTTAAACATGAATTTGTTTTTTACGTTTTTAAGGGAAACTTTTGAAAAAATGAACAATGTTCTAAATCATGACTGCTTTTTAAAGTGTGAACAAATATTTGACATTCCAAACAATTTTTGAATTCTTTAAAGAAATCTCGAAGATTTTTTTGAAAAATGTGGACAATTTCTGGATTTCCGAAAAAACATATAAACACTTTTTGTCGAAACTCCCGAACATTTCTTTAAaaaagtgaacatttttaaaaacaaTAACCTAATCTCAATTTCGAATATTTTTgcaaagaagtgactttcttcacattattaacattttttgaatttttgaacatttttttgaaaatttgaaattAATAAAGagtaaaatagaaaatagaaaaggaaaaaaggaaaaagggaaataaaacgaaaacaaaaaagaagagaaaaagaaaaacatagaAACCCACTAAATAATAGCAGATAAAGCGAAAGCAAACAAAAAAGATATAAAGCGGTTTATATCATTTAATttggtaaggtgtgccacaacaatatcagtttcatagccatgcaaagaatcagattcaaccaaagtaattaactctgggtcgacagagaattcataatccttgtcatcaacaaagataggtgaagtagcaaatttAGGATCACattttcattctagcattcaaagatttttctttcaggtTGCATAATAATTCTTAAGATtgtctctatcattgcaagcaagaaaatttctagctgtctcctcatccataacataacattcaagtaccttaggaaattcatatctaggagagctaggtctaataggtgtttcaagattttcagttttaagcacttcatcagtttcaacatgctccatatctttagctctagcaattgttcatcaagaaattcacctagtggcatattaTTATCaaacaaggtactagcatcatccactgttcaagatatcttccgatatgccgataaatcggccgatttatcgcttaccgccGTCAGagcgataagataaatcggccgataaatcagccgatatggcgataaatcagccgatatgccgataaactcgccgatttaccccttatcatgggtcgactgATAAGTttccgataagcgatatccccaacattggcatcatcatgagtagcattcatagaagtagcatcatcaataacatgcgacatatcaggattaatagcattgCGGTGGTGTTGCGAGTCTAattaaaatagaaggtgaatcaagtgcagagctagatggcagttccttacctcccctcgtcttagagggaaaaatcttagtcttgatatctttcagattcttcatagtgacaaatagataataatcccaagtgactcaacaaatatagctatgctccccggcaacggcgccagaaaaaggtcttgataaccaacaagtataggggatcgcaatagtttttgagggaagagtattcaacccaaatttatggattcgacacaaggggagccaaagaatatttgcaagtattagcagttgagttgtcaattcaaccacacctgaagattaaatatctacagcaaagtaatgaatagcacagtaatatgaaagtttttatagtAGTAGtgacagcaatagtaacagtaacagtgatagcaatgattttgtagcaagtgtaataataacagcagcagtagtaacttagcaagaacaatatgtaggaaattcataggcattggatcggtagattcattagatgatattcatcatataacagtcataacctagggcgatgcaaaaactagctccagttcataaatataatataggcatgtattccgtaaataattatacgtgcttatggaaagaacttgcatgacatcttttgtcctaccctcctgtggtagcgggggccataaggaaactaagggatattaaggcctccttttaataaagaaccggaacaaaacattaacacatagtgaaaacatgaactcctcaaactacggtcatcaccggaaagtatcccgattattgtcaccccggggtttatggatgaaagtgctagttatcgactagaggggggtgaataggcgatttttatgaaagtcttcaaaacatggaagtttcgaagacaaacgatagaaatgaacatattaacatgtagcggaaggtagactacactaggcaagccatagtcaagtattcaatgaagtgaaagcacgaagactattagcagctaggcagtaaggatcaggatggaagatagtatgaagccaatcaggacaagtagtcacacagtgaagtcaaacagataatgcaagcagtcAATGACTTCACGAAGCAAGCTGTATGTAAAAGAGAAAGAAGAGacagaaccagttgcttggtgaagacaatggatttgttggaccagttccagttgctgtgacaactgtacgtctcgttagggaggccgagattcaactcagaagatcgtgtcttcaccttattccccttgagctaaggacacccagtcctcgcccaatcactcaggtaagtcttcaaggtagactttcaaaccttcacagacttcgttcaccggtgatccacaatgactcctggatcctcagaacgcgacgcctaaccggctggaggattcataatcctcaagtgtaacaagtcttcagatcacacaaacagaaatacttcagtgatgcctaacactctttggatctgggtgtttagggctttgtcctcgcaaggatttctctctcaaaggcttcggaggtgggttgctctcaaacgacaaaagccgtgcactaactccgaGCAGAcaaaggggtgggctatttatagccactaggcaacccgacctgatttgtctgaaatgaccctgggtcacttaggaaccgacacgtgttccaacggtcagatttcaaacacacgcggcaacttgacttgggctacaagtaaagctgactcatccaactcaggataagatttgctctcattgtctttgctcgaagacttaggatttggttgagcatcactttagtcactctgactttgttcacttggaccccacttaacagtacggtggttcctatgactcaacaaggaagaaaaatgaaactacgaaacaactatgtcttcgcgctccaaagacttcatgtgatgtcttctcatgtcatagtcttcaatgtgaatatcttcacataccaccattatcttcaatgtcttcacacatttttaggggtcatctccggtaggtaaaccgaatcaatgagggactactacctgtgttatcctgcaattctcacaaacacattagtccctcaaccaggtttgtcgtcaatactccaaaaccaactaggggtggcactagatgcacttacaatctcctcctttttggtgattgatgacaaactggttgaagttttcaacggggataaaagtatgtgaaattgtaaaggattgaggtattgtcttcgtaagtagaaaaaggctccccctgaagatgtgcatataagtattttgctttcgaatgcaaatgcacatggcaggttgtacttgtggagatcctcttcaacttatgaagacaattcatcatgcatgaagagatataacgaagataatgacatgcataatgaaaaatggacgtctgcaaaatgactttgtgcggaatttatcatcgcatcacatagttgacagcaaaggtagcagacgaccatcaagtttaagtgttacaactcaaagaaccaaatgtatcaaaagcaagagttgtaagcacttggcaaatgtagcaaaagtatagcaaccacccatatggacccgcttgaagactatcaactcatatgcttctcccccttttgtcagtaatgaccaaaaaggtttgaagacagagAGCCTCTAcgcgttcccatgaggagtaggtgaagcagcagggtcgtcgttgaggtttggtggtgcagaagaacttggtgcagtgtcgatgcgcgacgaagttggaggtggtgaagtagcatcatcttggtcatcaatggctctggcattgacagttgccgctaaggatgagtagtcagagtcttcaagtgagggagttcgACATAGGtgagcattcctgggaggagtggaatcaaacttgaatctctcagcgAAGCCATCCTGttggagatcatcttcagagctcagcaatgtcagactcttccacgaccggcgacaggtttcatgagtgacaaatacATTCTTGATGGCAAGGTTGCGGATgcaattaacatccaccaagaggctttgcatttgacgcttgagccagtcatgatgcttatcccgtttctgattgtaacaccctcgatgcgactatcgctcccacgtgtcgaggcacgacttagagacataatcgcattgaaggcatgtgtcgcatgttgggttctcttttattttggaagtctgagatctgtttgtcatatgcatttttgccatgattgtttaaacctgttaatggatgaattggccgtagctcagtgctagacttttgttaagcatcttgaatgcatccctgccatgtattttggtgtcatgtttgggtgctgtagcatgttcatctcattgcatttagattgcctaacttgcgacatatgccttcaatgcgattatgtctctaagtcgtgcctcgacacgtgggagctatagtcgcatcgagggtgttacactgatGTAGggtgacgagaagctctcggtcattgagaacacgagatcgcttctgaggACTTTGGGTAATTATGCTTTTAGTGGCTTCAGTTTGGGCACGAGGGACACGTGTATTgtcagccaaaggataaacatgagtgatggcctgaactccttcaatgggctgggtgaaacTTTGATGATCGacgttgtgaagataaattggctccttggcaggctctgggtatatggcttcgacagaGAGATCAACCTCTAGCAATaatataagatgattgcgcgcagaaggctgatagttgatagcagagtgaagcttgatgaggcgcattacccagcgagcatagaacttcagaccaaatatatcggagccagatgcagccaattacctgatgaagaagtcttgagcattgaagctgatgtcattgaagatatagaaaaccaatgtcttcattgatccttcaagcttcgctgcaggagaatgtcctttgacaggccagagAGTTTGCCTGATAATGTGATAAATAGCGCGGggtagatactctaggtcttcaacaaagaaatccTTTGGATATTCAACGTcttggggcagtggcttcatcatgctcaacatttggctcatgttgggctctggcttgtgaaaaatgctctccaaggcattgcggtgaagctgacaacctggttcatagtgttCATCAGGAGTGGGAAGGGAaataagctcaatgatgtcttgggctttggcttcatggtgtacatcgcctgtcatccactcaatgatccaagtcttcggatccctgttgtagccgcgaatgtggagggtagcatagaattgtagcagaagctcttcattccaatgctctttatcagtcacaaagttcagGAGACCAGCATCACGGAAACAGTCAAGAGCTTCTTCTAAGTAGGGCAGTCCAACAATAGCTTCACTGTCTAGACGCATATATGGGGAAAGATGCGTCCTTGATCATCGAGAACACATgaatagtaactgcgctgctgatagctccagaaccgatcagatgaaattcttggcttggagtaggggttcttgtcactatcaaagaaagtgttgtgtgtaatgaagccatttgcattaaAAGATCCTAGTGAAGTTGCAGTACCtagaaaccttggcagccttggctttggcttctggacctgaggcctgtgctccacatgatagtcaaactgaggtccgggagcaggcggaggaaccagaatgggccagcggACAGTAACAAGCTGACCATGATcatatgcttgctcaatggtgtgaggtcttggaggtggtacaggagcagaggcattgtcTTCGAGATGTGGATTTGCTTCAGGTgcaacattggcttcaggtgcattcaTTTCTGGCatcacattagcttcaggcgccacgttagcttcggccatgacaatgtcattggcttcagtagtgttgtgggtggccgcctcagtgttttcaacctccacttgagtagctagagggtcgggcacagactcgttctcctcgagaacaacttcagggttggacaggggtgtagcaacacgttcttcttcttcttctcttggttcttcttgttcatcggctgatgcagccggaatgtcttcggCAGCTTTTGCTTCGGACTTAGAGACGTTCATAGTTCGAGTGGCGTCAGGGAACACTTGTCGTGCCACTAAGTTATGTTGCTCTTCTCCTTCTAGAACGCTCGACAAAGTGAATTGTGGcattggtcctttgcgaagcctgcggagtgtgggcgacgcctttggagagagAGTCGGCTGGACCACAAAGTCATCAACTTTAGGCACCTGAGTGGtggcttgaggtgggggagtacttggggatgcttgacggggggagtcttgagggcgatcagcccatgaatcatcctgagcaattggcgtcagaggacgaccaattctgatgagctcgctgttcgtgagaacaggcgatgataccatgttgtgcttgatctgaggaaggacttcatcatcttctacattgtcttggggaccaatgtcttcagctgcactGGGGTCGACAGCTGGATCTTCtttagcttcaggagcctctgtggtaccAGGCTCGTGAACAATTAACTGGCCCTCTTGGTGTTCggacgcaggacgagcaactgagtTGATTCgtcgacaaggggctctgtgggagcaacctgatacgtctccaacgtatctataatttttgattgctccatgctatattatctactgttttggactatattgggctttattttccacttttatattatttttgggactaacctattaaccggaggcccagcccagaattgctgtttttttgcctatttcagtgtttcggataaacaaaatatcaaacggagtccaaacggaataaaatcttccgaaacgtgattttctcaccgaacgtgatccaggagacttggaccctactgcaagggatcaaagaggtggtcacgagggtgggggcgcgccccccactagggcgcgccccctgcctcgtgggccccttggtgctccatcaatgtactccttcctcctatatatacacacgtacccccaaatgatcagaacaggagccaaacacctaattccaccgccgcaactttctgtatccacgagatcccatcttggggcctgttccggagctccgccggaagagggccatcatcacggagggcttctactgttggaaatatgccctagaggcaataataaaagcattattattatatttccttgttcatgataattgtctttattcatgctataattgtgttatccggaaatcgtaatacatgtgtgaataatagacaccaacatgtccctagtaagcctctagttgactagctcgttgatcaacagatagtcatggtttcctgactatggacattggatgtcattgataacgagatcacatcattaggagaatgatgtgatggacaagacccaatcctaaacatagcacaagatcgtatagttcgtttgctagagttttccaatgtcaagtatcttttccttagaccatgagatcgtgtaactcccggataccgtaggagtgctttgggtgtaccaaacgtcacaacgtaactgggtgactataaaggtatactacgggtatctttgaaagtgtctgttgggttgacacggatcaagactgggatttgtcactccgtatgacggagaggtatcactgggcccactcggtaatacatcatcattatgagctcaaagtgaccaagtgtctggtcaggggatcatgcattacggtacgagtaaagtgacttgccggtaacgagattgaacgaggtattgggataccgacgatcgatctcgggcaagtaacataccgattgacgaagggaattgtatacggggttgcttgaatcctcgacatcatggttcatccgatgagatcatcgaggagcatgtgggagccaacatgggtatccagatcccactgttggttattggccggagagtcgtctcggtcatgtctacatgtctcccgaacccatagggtctacacacttaaggttcggtgacgctagggttgtagggatatgtatatgcagtaacccgaatgttgttcggagtcctggatgagatcccggacgtcacgaggagttccggaatggtccggaggtaaagaattatatataggaagtgctatttcgaccgtcgggacaagtttcggggtcaccggtattgtaccgggaccaccgaaagggtcccgggggtccaccgggtggggccacctgccccgggggccacatgggctgtaggggtgtgcgccttggcctatatgggccaagggcaccagccccaagaggcccatgcgctaGAAGATCAAGAAatgaagagtcctaaaaggggaaggcacctcctaggtgccttggggaggagggattcctcccttggccgccgcccccctaggagattgcatctcctagggacggcgccccccctaggctccctatatatagtgggggaaggaggacCTCTCacaccacgcctttggtgcctccctctccctctctaacacctcctcctcctccatagagcttggcgaagccctgccggagtactgcagctccaccaccaccacgccgtcgtgctgctgctggagccatcttcctcaacctctccttccccttgctggatcaagaagtaggagacgtcacgctgaccgtacgtgtgttgaacgcggaggtgccattcgttcggcgctaggatctccggtgatttggatcacgtggagtacgactccctcatccccgttctttgaacgcttccgctcgcgatctacaaaggtatgtagatgcaatcttatcaatcgttgctagatgaactcctagatggatcttggtgaaaccgtaggaaaatttttgttttctgcaacgttccccaacagtggcatcatgagctaggtctatgcgtagtactcttgcacgagtagaacacaatttgttgtgggcgttgatgttgtcaactttcttgccgctactattcttatcttgcttcaacggtattgtgggatgaagcggcccggaccaaccttacacgtatgcttacgtgagaccggttccactgactgacatgcactagttgcataaggtggctggcgggtgtctgtctctcccattttagttggagcggattcgatgaaaagggtccttatgaagggtaaatagaagttgacaaatcacgttgtggctttcacgtaggtaagaaaacgttcttgctagaaccctatttcagccacgtaaaacttgcaacaacaattagaggacgtctaacttgtttttgcagcaagtgctttgtgatatgatatggccaaagttgtgatgaatgatgaatgatatatatgtgatgtatgagatgttcatgccattgtaataggaatcacgacttgcatgtcgatgagtatgacaaccgccaggagccataggagttgtctttattttttgtatgacctgcgtgtcattgagaaacgcca from Triticum aestivum cultivar Chinese Spring chromosome 4A, IWGSC CS RefSeq v2.1, whole genome shotgun sequence harbors:
- the LOC123086977 gene encoding uncharacterized protein, translated to MALTNFIVTAAVVGGALLLFTTDVRKSGAVFRRNARQIRQWLEEDTASAASKSAKEAVPPPKKLDTEVPKDKPKDH